A genome region from Magnolia sinica isolate HGM2019 chromosome 8, MsV1, whole genome shotgun sequence includes the following:
- the LOC131253818 gene encoding mannose-specific lectin-like, giving the protein MATIRSTTLLNLLLISSFFLILLLGPACKADNILYPGRTLVTNTYLEYGSYKFIMQQDCNLVLYDKGIPYWHSNTAGRGINFCHCTMQTDGNLVIFAPNGRAIWTSKTAKGQGSYVLILQSDRNVVIYGGAIWATETNGTGSGAIPVVSWVSSEDTNHTAVVDGSGTNIDM; this is encoded by the coding sequence ATGGCTACTATCCGCTCCACTACTCTTCTCAACCTCCTCTTAATCTCATCTTTCTTTCTCATACTCCTCCTCGGCCCTGCCTGCAAGGCTGACAACATCTTGTATCCCGGTAGAACTCTCGTTACTAACACCTATCTGGAATATGGGAGCTATAAATTTATAATGCAACAAGATTGCAATCTGGTCTTATATGATAAGGGAATCCCCTATTGGCATTCCAACACCGCGGGCAGGGGAATCAATTTTTGCCATTGCACCATGCAAACTGATGGGAATCTTGTGATATTTGCTCCTAACGGTCGTGCTATTTGGACTAGTAAGACTGCCAAAGGTCAAGGCTCCTATGTTCTCATCCTTCAAAGTGATCGAAATGTGGTGATCTATGGTGGGGCTATTTGGGCCACTGAGACTAATGGAACTGGGAGTGGTGCAATTCCAGTGGTCAGTTGGGTCAGCTCTGAGGACACTAATCATACCGCTGTGGTTGATGGATCTGGTACCAATATAGATATGTGA